Proteins encoded within one genomic window of uncultured Desulfobacter sp.:
- a CDS encoding reverse transcriptase domain-containing protein, giving the protein MGKQMTASAGAPVDSAKKWASIVWDKARAEVRRLQMRIAKAVKEERWGKVKALQYLLTHSFYAKALAVKRVTSNKGKKTPGVDGVLWKGARAKWQAVFRLQRRGYRPQPLRRIYIPKKNGKKRPLSIPTMLCRAMQALFKLALAPVAETIGDRNSYGFREGRSCADAIAAAFNALSKPNSATWIFEADIKGCYDNISQEWMVENVPMDKVVLKKWLTAGYVEDGKLYPSRKGTPQGGIISPTLSNLTLDGLEKAVHDAVPRRCRVNFVRYADDCVPRRQTLLQ; this is encoded by the coding sequence ATGGGAAAGCAAATGACGGCTTCGGCTGGTGCACCTGTCGACTCTGCTAAGAAATGGGCATCCATTGTTTGGGACAAAGCCCGGGCTGAAGTTAGAAGGCTGCAAATGCGTATCGCAAAGGCTGTAAAGGAAGAAAGATGGGGCAAAGTCAAAGCCCTTCAGTACTTACTTACTCATTCGTTCTACGCCAAGGCCTTGGCTGTCAAACGAGTGACCTCAAATAAAGGGAAAAAGACTCCAGGCGTAGACGGTGTTTTATGGAAAGGCGCCCGAGCCAAATGGCAGGCTGTTTTCAGGCTGCAACGACGAGGTTATAGACCGCAACCGCTAAGACGGATTTATATCCCCAAAAAGAACGGTAAAAAACGTCCTTTAAGTATTCCAACAATGCTTTGCAGAGCTATGCAGGCGCTGTTCAAGTTAGCCTTGGCCCCAGTAGCGGAAACCATAGGAGACCGTAATTCTTACGGTTTCCGTGAAGGCCGCAGCTGTGCAGATGCCATTGCAGCAGCGTTCAATGCACTCTCCAAGCCTAATTCGGCTACATGGATATTTGAAGCGGACATCAAAGGATGCTATGACAACATCAGCCAGGAATGGATGGTGGAAAATGTCCCAATGGACAAAGTCGTTCTTAAAAAGTGGTTGACGGCAGGGTATGTGGAAGACGGTAAGCTATACCCTTCGCGTAAAGGAACCCCACAGGGCGGGATTATCAGTCCCACCTTGTCGAATTTAACCCTCGACGGGCTGGAAAAAGCCGTTCATGATGCAGTTCCCCGCCGATGCAGGGTTAATTTTGTTCGATATGCAGATGACTGTGTGCCACGAAGGCAGACACTGTTGCAATAA
- a CDS encoding IS66 family transposase, with the protein MMVSFVSDFSDREHNYKAEIKILNEQIKSLRDQLFGKKTEKIHKDDGQLSLFDTFKPDTPILDEPEEISVPAHNRKKPGRRPLPENLPRVEVIHDLTEEEKICACGCMKSRCGKEESEQLEIIPAQMRVIRNIRYKYACKNCEGVDDDGPTVSIARMPEQMIPKSIATPGLLAHILTAKFADALPFYRQEKQFHRIGVDIHRSNMCNWAMKVAQACEILLEYMKGEILKGPVINIDETTVQVLKEPKRSKCYMWVFKGGTPDNPIILFQYHATRSGDVARNFLNGYQGIVQTDGYAGYDFLDHIVEIIHIACWAHARRKFMAVVKAAGNKTGNPTGTAGKALKYIRKLYKIEKEANELGLSAEGLYRKRQEQSLPILDEFKKWLDAQVERVPPKSLLGKAINYTLNQWHRLVLYTASGLVMPDNNVVENAIRPFVVGRKNWLFSCTPAGAVASACIYSLIETAKANGLEPYWYLRFLFENLPEAMTEDEFKALMPQNVDKHLLESNYTTLRQA; encoded by the coding sequence ATGATGGTTTCTTTTGTCAGTGATTTTTCAGATAGAGAGCACAATTATAAAGCCGAAATCAAAATTCTCAACGAACAGATTAAAAGCCTTCGGGACCAACTTTTTGGTAAAAAGACAGAAAAAATCCATAAGGATGACGGGCAACTATCCCTTTTCGATACTTTTAAGCCGGATACTCCCATATTGGACGAACCCGAAGAAATCAGCGTGCCTGCCCATAATCGAAAGAAGCCAGGGCGTAGGCCTTTGCCTGAAAATCTTCCACGGGTTGAAGTGATCCACGATCTGACCGAGGAAGAAAAAATATGTGCCTGTGGCTGCATGAAATCCCGTTGCGGCAAAGAAGAATCTGAACAGCTTGAAATTATTCCGGCACAAATGAGAGTAATCAGAAACATCCGCTATAAATACGCCTGTAAAAACTGCGAAGGTGTTGACGATGATGGACCAACAGTGTCCATCGCCAGAATGCCGGAACAAATGATTCCCAAGAGCATTGCAACCCCAGGACTTTTGGCCCATATCCTGACAGCCAAATTTGCAGATGCTTTACCCTTCTACCGACAGGAAAAACAGTTTCACCGAATTGGAGTAGACATTCACAGATCCAATATGTGCAATTGGGCTATGAAAGTGGCCCAGGCCTGTGAGATCCTGCTGGAATATATGAAGGGTGAAATTCTTAAAGGCCCAGTGATAAATATTGATGAAACAACAGTCCAAGTTCTCAAAGAACCGAAACGGTCAAAATGTTATATGTGGGTGTTCAAAGGAGGGACACCGGACAATCCCATTATTCTGTTCCAGTATCACGCAACTCGATCCGGGGATGTTGCCCGGAATTTTTTGAACGGTTATCAAGGTATTGTCCAGACGGATGGCTATGCCGGCTATGACTTTCTTGATCATATTGTGGAAATCATTCATATTGCGTGCTGGGCACACGCACGTCGAAAGTTCATGGCTGTGGTCAAAGCTGCAGGAAATAAAACTGGTAACCCAACGGGAACCGCTGGCAAAGCCCTGAAGTACATCCGCAAATTATACAAAATAGAGAAAGAGGCCAACGAACTTGGCTTGTCTGCTGAGGGACTTTACCGGAAAAGGCAGGAGCAATCCTTGCCCATCCTTGATGAATTTAAAAAATGGTTGGATGCTCAAGTTGAGAGGGTGCCGCCCAAAAGTCTTCTTGGTAAGGCCATTAACTACACCCTTAATCAATGGCATCGGTTGGTCCTGTATACGGCAAGTGGTCTGGTAATGCCGGATAATAATGTAGTCGAAAATGCCATAAGGCCCTTTGTGGTGGGTAGAAAAAATTGGTTGTTTTCGTGTACACCTGCGGGCGCCGTTGCCAGTGCCTGCATTTACAGCCTGATCGAAACAGCCAAGGCCAATGGACTTGAACCTTACTGGTACCTCAGGTTTCTCTTTGAGAATTTACCGGAAGCCATGACAGAAGATGAATTTAAAGCCTTGATGCCACAAAACGTGGATAAACATTTGCTGGAATCCAACTATACAACACTCCGCCAGGCTTAA
- the tnpB gene encoding IS66 family insertion sequence element accessory protein TnpB (TnpB, as the term is used for proteins encoded by IS66 family insertion elements, is considered an accessory protein, since TnpC, encoded by a neighboring gene, is a DDE family transposase.), producing the protein MFSPTQNLKIHIALGSTDMRKAIDGLSILVSEKLNLDPFSGHMFVFCNRKRNILKILYWDRNGFCLWHKRLEKDYFQWPKSKEEILTIGAKELSWLIDGLSIRQEKAHKSLKYSAVF; encoded by the coding sequence ATGTTTTCTCCCACCCAGAATTTAAAAATTCATATAGCACTTGGAAGCACTGATATGCGCAAGGCCATTGATGGACTATCCATACTTGTGAGCGAAAAGTTAAATTTGGATCCATTTTCAGGACACATGTTTGTATTCTGTAATCGGAAACGGAATATATTGAAAATCCTGTATTGGGATCGCAATGGATTCTGTCTTTGGCACAAGCGCTTGGAAAAGGATTATTTTCAATGGCCCAAGTCAAAAGAGGAGATTTTGACCATCGGAGCAAAAGAGCTTTCCTGGCTGATTGACGGACTTTCCATTCGTCAGGAAAAAGCGCATAAATCATTAAAATATTCGGCTGTTTTTTGA
- a CDS encoding IS66 family insertion sequence element accessory protein TnpB: protein MSETEKKNQKLTQFWKYHIKQWSESGMSQNAYCRQNDLRPNQFTYWKMKFKSQALVPEFVQVPSTQINQALSLSGQKGLTLNTDNGFQIEIPDGFSQTTLAQVLQVLRRC from the coding sequence ATGTCAGAAACAGAGAAGAAAAACCAAAAACTAACCCAGTTCTGGAAGTACCACATTAAACAATGGTCTGAATCGGGTATGTCCCAAAATGCATATTGCAGGCAAAATGATTTAAGACCCAATCAATTTACATACTGGAAAATGAAATTCAAAAGCCAGGCACTTGTCCCAGAATTCGTTCAGGTCCCTTCAACGCAGATTAACCAGGCGCTAAGTCTTTCTGGACAAAAAGGCTTAACGTTGAATACAGATAACGGATTCCAGATCGAAATACCGGATGGATTTTCCCAAACAACCCTGGCCCAGGTGCTTCAAGTATTAAGGCGGTGCTGA
- a CDS encoding metal ABC transporter permease encodes MSHYNVDLMSYLFGSILTVPGSDLVINRIKPVFTLHTVDLYLAFSKHSAPALVRAWREAFERLRARGAVERIRRKWM; translated from the coding sequence GTGTCGCACTATAACGTGGATCTGATGAGTTATCTTTTCGGCAGCATTCTTACCGTGCCCGGATCTGACCTGGTCATTAACAGGATCAAACCCGTGTTCACGCTGCATACGGTAGACCTCTATCTGGCCTTCTCAAAGCATTCGGCCCCCGCCCTTGTCCGCGCCTGGCGCGAGGCTTTCGAGCGCCTGCGCGCAAGAGGCGCCGTCGAGCGCATCCGCCGTAAATGGATGTAG
- a CDS encoding sodium:alanine symporter family protein, with protein MEFMTLLDGIVGKVGAFAWGPPMLILLVGTGFWLTYFLRGIQFRKLWYALYLALVKRKEETDEPGDITHFQALMTALSATVGTGNIAGVATAVAIGGPGAMFWMWMTGLVGMATKYAEAVLAVKYRVIDENGEMNGGPMYYISKGLKMPWLGSAFAICASVAAFGIGNMVQSNSVADAVEATYQVSPFITGGILMACTAAVILGGIKKIGQVTGLFVPVMIIFYMAGALYIILANIAEVPSALAFIVEQAFNPNAAVGGFTGASIMLGIRMGVARGVFSNESGLGSAPIAAAAAQTKSPVTQALVSMTQTFIDTLVVCTMTGLVLILTGAWSSGANGAELTTKAFAAGMPGGAHVVTIGLILFAYSTILGWSYYGEKSIEYLLGVKAVLTYRLAFICFVGIGAVSKLSLVWNISDTLNGLMAIPNLIGLLLLTPVVVSETNKYFKTDKSSKNLGKPKSSTASETIS; from the coding sequence ATGGAATTCATGACGTTACTTGATGGGATTGTAGGCAAAGTCGGCGCTTTCGCTTGGGGACCGCCGATGTTGATTCTGCTTGTTGGAACTGGTTTCTGGTTGACGTACTTCCTTCGCGGGATTCAATTCAGAAAATTGTGGTATGCGCTCTACCTTGCGCTTGTTAAGCGGAAGGAAGAGACTGATGAGCCGGGTGATATCACCCATTTTCAGGCGTTGATGACAGCATTGTCGGCAACCGTAGGCACCGGTAACATCGCCGGGGTAGCGACTGCAGTTGCAATTGGCGGGCCGGGCGCAATGTTCTGGATGTGGATGACCGGCCTCGTTGGGATGGCCACCAAATATGCAGAAGCTGTTCTGGCTGTTAAATACCGGGTTATTGATGAAAACGGCGAGATGAACGGCGGTCCAATGTACTATATATCCAAAGGGTTGAAGATGCCCTGGCTTGGAAGCGCTTTCGCCATATGCGCATCCGTCGCAGCCTTTGGAATAGGTAATATGGTCCAGTCAAACTCTGTGGCTGATGCAGTGGAGGCAACGTACCAGGTGTCTCCGTTTATCACAGGTGGAATCCTAATGGCGTGTACCGCTGCGGTTATTCTGGGAGGTATCAAAAAGATCGGCCAGGTAACCGGTTTGTTTGTGCCAGTTATGATTATTTTTTACATGGCTGGCGCTTTATACATCATACTTGCAAACATAGCAGAAGTTCCATCAGCTTTGGCTTTCATTGTTGAACAGGCATTTAATCCGAACGCCGCAGTCGGAGGATTTACCGGCGCGTCCATAATGCTTGGCATCAGGATGGGGGTGGCCCGGGGCGTATTCTCCAATGAATCCGGCCTCGGCAGCGCTCCAATCGCCGCCGCCGCCGCACAGACCAAGAGTCCGGTTACACAGGCGCTGGTGTCAATGACCCAGACCTTTATCGATACTCTGGTCGTCTGCACCATGACAGGCCTTGTCCTGATTCTCACCGGGGCATGGTCGAGCGGAGCCAATGGGGCGGAGTTGACGACGAAAGCCTTTGCCGCCGGGATGCCCGGTGGAGCGCATGTAGTAACCATTGGCCTCATCCTCTTTGCTTATTCTACCATTCTCGGATGGAGTTACTATGGTGAAAAGTCGATTGAGTACCTCCTCGGCGTCAAGGCGGTACTGACCTATCGCCTTGCATTCATCTGTTTCGTCGGAATCGGAGCCGTGTCCAAGCTCAGCCTTGTCTGGAATATTTCAGACACCCTGAACGGACTGATGGCTATTCCAAACCTTATCGGCCTGCTGCTGTTAACCCCGGTTGTCGTCTCGGAAACCAATAAGTACTTTAAGACCGACAAGAGTTCCAAGAACCTCGGCAAGCCTAAATCTTCAACGGCTTCGGAGACCATATCGTAA
- the ald gene encoding alanine dehydrogenase, with protein MKIGILKEIKSEENRVAMTPTAVEMVIRANGHRVLVEASAGAGSGFSDEDYIGAGATIVNDPATIYAECDMVMHVKEPQPSEYAMVREGQIVFTYFHFAPDEQLTRAFIKNKSIAIAYETVEGPSGDLPLLTPMSEVAGRMSVQQGAKYLERCYGGRGLLMGGVTGVAPANVVIIGGGVVGTNAAQMACGLGAKVTLLDMNLDRLRYLSEVMPKNCFPMMSSPALLRELVMEADVVIGAVLVAGAKAPKLVTRDMLKSMKKGAVIVDVAIDQGGCFETSKATTHKDPVYEIDGVIHYCVANMPGAVPVTSTMALTNATLPYALEIANKGWKQAAIENKSIKTGLNIVNGKVTYKGVADAFSLEYVPVDSML; from the coding sequence ATGAAAATTGGAATTTTGAAAGAGATCAAATCTGAAGAAAACAGAGTCGCCATGACGCCAACAGCGGTTGAGATGGTTATACGGGCCAACGGACACAGAGTCTTGGTTGAAGCATCAGCTGGCGCGGGAAGTGGATTTTCAGATGAAGATTATATTGGCGCTGGTGCCACTATCGTCAATGACCCCGCCACCATCTACGCTGAATGTGACATGGTAATGCATGTGAAAGAGCCACAGCCTTCTGAATATGCCATGGTCCGTGAAGGACAGATCGTCTTCACATACTTCCATTTTGCGCCAGATGAACAGCTGACCCGCGCATTTATCAAAAATAAATCCATCGCCATTGCCTATGAAACGGTTGAAGGCCCTTCGGGAGACCTGCCGCTCCTCACTCCCATGAGTGAAGTTGCAGGCCGCATGTCTGTGCAGCAAGGCGCCAAGTACCTTGAGCGCTGCTATGGCGGCCGAGGACTTCTTATGGGGGGAGTCACCGGCGTAGCCCCCGCTAACGTCGTCATTATCGGCGGCGGCGTCGTCGGAACCAACGCGGCTCAGATGGCTTGCGGCCTTGGCGCGAAGGTAACACTGCTTGACATGAACCTGGATAGACTTCGCTACCTCTCGGAAGTCATGCCGAAAAACTGTTTCCCCATGATGAGCAGCCCCGCCCTTCTTCGCGAATTGGTTATGGAAGCGGATGTCGTGATCGGCGCGGTGCTTGTGGCTGGCGCCAAGGCGCCCAAGCTTGTCACCCGCGATATGCTAAAATCCATGAAAAAAGGCGCTGTCATTGTGGACGTTGCCATTGATCAGGGCGGGTGCTTTGAAACTTCAAAAGCAACAACCCATAAAGACCCGGTCTACGAAATTGATGGAGTGATTCATTACTGCGTCGCGAACATGCCCGGAGCCGTACCCGTCACGTCCACCATGGCGCTGACCAATGCCACTCTTCCGTACGCCCTTGAAATTGCGAACAAAGGCTGGAAACAAGCCGCCATTGAAAACAAATCAATCAAAACGGGTCTCAATATTGTCAACGGGAAGGTCACCTACAAAGGCGTCGCCGATGCCTTTAGCCTTGAATATGTCCCGGTCGATAGCATGCTGTAA
- a CDS encoding sigma 54-interacting transcriptional regulator, whose product MVSSKKIQLIFKDRIGIVFDITNLMLQYELNIRCMEVEQNDGFAEVSVEIENLNGNINAKQLIDLFSTLPGIESQAELKRLPQEKRERWFRILFDGVSEGIMSVDSRGIVNAANSVACRLLNQSYENLVNIHVREISPKNNILLECIKKRIPVSRRKSAVTSTGRVEFYGSANPIHDSQGKFVGAVLLMKDLKEVKAMVDAVMTPIEINFDDFIGRDKSVRSLITFAKKISGLDAIVSITGESGTGKELFARAIHFESGRTGPFIPINCAALPEALIESELFGHVDGAFTGAKKKGKPGLFEAAINGTIFLDEIGDMPPGPQAKILRVLQDGFVRRIGGVEEIPVNARVITATNKKLSEMVVAGDFREDLFYRINVLTIQIPPLRERLSDIPLLVGTFLQRFNRKLQKEDQTIQQEALEKLSNYSWPGNVRELQNVIERASILSDSSEIKAGAIHLNAKPLSCGNQCRSMPPVKNNSTLKEMLNNYEIQILLEALNRTSSIRMAAKHLNISHTALLKKIQKHQLRNTNKNITWETLASDG is encoded by the coding sequence ATGGTTTCAAGCAAAAAAATTCAGCTGATTTTTAAAGACAGAATCGGTATTGTTTTCGATATTACAAATCTTATGCTGCAATATGAATTGAACATCAGATGTATGGAGGTTGAGCAAAATGATGGATTCGCAGAGGTATCAGTAGAAATAGAAAATTTAAATGGCAATATAAATGCAAAACAATTAATAGATCTTTTTTCAACATTGCCTGGTATTGAAAGTCAAGCTGAACTGAAAAGACTACCGCAAGAGAAGCGAGAACGATGGTTCCGCATTCTTTTTGACGGGGTGAGCGAAGGGATTATGTCGGTTGATTCCAGAGGAATAGTCAACGCAGCTAATAGCGTAGCCTGCCGACTTCTGAACCAATCATACGAAAATCTGGTTAACATTCATGTGAGAGAAATCAGCCCCAAGAATAATATTCTTTTGGAGTGCATAAAAAAAAGAATCCCCGTCAGCAGGAGAAAATCAGCTGTTACCAGCACTGGCAGAGTTGAATTCTACGGGTCCGCAAATCCTATTCACGACTCCCAGGGGAAATTTGTAGGGGCAGTCCTCCTGATGAAGGATCTCAAGGAAGTTAAGGCAATGGTCGATGCCGTTATGACTCCCATTGAGATTAACTTTGATGATTTCATAGGCAGAGACAAATCCGTCAGAAGCCTCATCACCTTTGCCAAGAAGATTTCAGGACTGGACGCCATCGTTTCAATAACCGGAGAAAGCGGAACCGGAAAAGAGCTTTTCGCCAGAGCTATCCACTTTGAAAGCGGCAGGACTGGTCCTTTTATTCCGATAAATTGCGCCGCGCTTCCTGAAGCGCTCATTGAAAGTGAATTGTTCGGGCATGTCGACGGAGCCTTTACCGGAGCCAAGAAAAAAGGGAAGCCGGGATTATTTGAAGCGGCTATAAATGGGACCATTTTTCTGGATGAAATAGGCGACATGCCTCCCGGGCCACAGGCAAAAATATTGCGAGTGCTCCAGGACGGTTTTGTCCGCAGGATCGGCGGAGTTGAAGAGATTCCTGTCAACGCCAGGGTCATTACCGCAACCAACAAAAAATTGAGCGAGATGGTTGTGGCTGGCGACTTCCGGGAGGACTTGTTTTACCGAATCAATGTATTAACCATCCAAATCCCTCCTTTACGGGAAAGATTGTCAGACATTCCTCTCTTGGTCGGCACTTTTCTCCAGCGATTTAATAGGAAATTGCAAAAAGAAGACCAGACAATTCAGCAGGAAGCGTTGGAAAAACTTAGCAACTACAGCTGGCCTGGAAATGTGAGAGAACTGCAGAATGTTATAGAGCGCGCATCAATTCTCAGCGATTCAAGTGAAATAAAAGCTGGGGCTATACACCTCAACGCAAAACCTCTGAGCTGTGGAAATCAATGCCGATCTATGCCACCAGTAAAAAATAATTCCACTCTGAAAGAAATGCTAAACAATTATGAAATACAAATATTGCTTGAAGCTCTTAACCGCACATCAAGTATCCGCATGGCAGCAAAACACCTTAATATTTCACATACAGCTTTGCTTAAAAAAATCCAAAAGCATCAACTGCGGAATACGAACAAAAACATAACTTGGGAGACCCTTGCCTCAGATGGATAG